One Thermicanus aegyptius DSM 12793 DNA segment encodes these proteins:
- a CDS encoding N-acetyltransferase: MDYRVERLKVNFKTLEDFKQFKEYGLEELSMLEDLQANIIEDNSDSPFYGIYDGDHLIARMSLYRISAKYDRYFNPPQNYYELWKLEVLPEYRNQKLGTMLVEHAKSLGLPIKTNARLGSDHFWLKVGFIPVHYQAERDRGENPYVWLPPGTSLQE, translated from the coding sequence ATGGATTATAGGGTAGAACGACTTAAGGTTAATTTTAAGACCCTAGAAGATTTTAAACAATTCAAAGAATATGGACTGGAAGAACTCTCTATGCTTGAAGATTTACAAGCCAACATCATCGAAGACAACAGCGACTCCCCTTTTTACGGTATCTATGATGGTGATCATCTCATCGCCCGGATGAGTTTGTACCGTATTTCTGCAAAGTATGACCGTTATTTTAACCCGCCCCAAAATTATTACGAGTTATGGAAATTGGAGGTTCTCCCTGAATACAGGAATCAAAAACTTGGAACGATGCTGGTGGAACATGCGAAAAGCTTAGGCCTTCCCATAAAGACGAATGCCCGTTTAGGATCCGACCATTTTTGGTTAAAAGTGGGTTTTATCCCTGTTCACTACCAGGCGGAACGGGACCGTGGCGAAAACCCATACGTCTGGCTCCCTCCAGGAACGTCACTGCAAGAGTAA
- a CDS encoding acetyl-CoA carboxylase biotin carboxylase subunit — MQIKKILVANRGEIARRILRTVKRMGIGGVAVYSDADRELPYVKEADEAVPLGEAPVAKSYLSWEKILDAARKTGADAIHPGYGFLSENAGFAQAVKKADIIWIGPEPEVIRLMGDKVSARRQMIKAGVPVVPGWDGESSDLGEILGHAHALGYPIMVKASAGGGGIGMQVVRREEELEEKLSMVRQKAQAYFGDGKVYLEKWVEKPRHVEVQVLADDKGNVLHLFERDCSIQRRHQKVIEETPAPMLSDEGRRLLYERAVACAKAVNYRGAGTVEFIQDGKDFYFLEMNTRLQVEHPITELVTGLDLVEWQIRIARGEALPFEQREISRFGHAIEFRIYAEDPSTFYPSPGKVSVYNPPQGEGIRVDDGIEEGSRVTPYYDPLLAKLAVWGKDREETLIRAEKALKEFRIEGIKQNIPLHLQVLNESRFRRGEYDTHFLEEWIRKKKEGRE; from the coding sequence ATGCAAATTAAGAAAATATTGGTGGCCAATCGTGGAGAGATCGCCCGCCGCATTCTGCGTACCGTGAAGAGGATGGGAATAGGCGGGGTGGCGGTTTACAGCGATGCCGATCGGGAGCTTCCCTATGTGAAGGAGGCGGATGAAGCGGTCCCGCTGGGAGAGGCCCCTGTGGCGAAGAGTTACCTTTCTTGGGAAAAGATCTTGGATGCCGCCCGGAAAACCGGGGCGGACGCCATACATCCAGGATATGGGTTTCTCTCGGAAAACGCCGGATTTGCCCAGGCGGTAAAAAAGGCGGATATAATCTGGATTGGACCTGAACCGGAAGTGATCCGTCTCATGGGGGACAAGGTATCGGCCCGCCGGCAGATGATCAAGGCAGGAGTTCCCGTCGTTCCCGGATGGGACGGGGAATCATCCGATCTAGGGGAGATCCTGGGGCATGCCCACGCTCTTGGATACCCGATCATGGTAAAGGCGAGCGCCGGTGGGGGCGGAATCGGCATGCAGGTGGTCCGCCGGGAGGAGGAACTTGAGGAGAAGCTTTCAATGGTGAGGCAAAAAGCCCAAGCCTATTTCGGGGATGGGAAGGTTTATCTGGAGAAGTGGGTCGAAAAGCCGCGCCACGTGGAGGTGCAGGTCTTAGCCGACGATAAGGGGAATGTTCTCCATCTCTTTGAGAGGGATTGTTCGATTCAGCGCCGCCACCAGAAAGTGATTGAGGAGACCCCCGCTCCTATGCTTTCCGATGAAGGAAGAAGATTACTCTATGAGAGGGCGGTTGCTTGTGCGAAAGCGGTAAACTATCGGGGAGCAGGGACGGTGGAGTTTATCCAGGACGGGAAGGATTTTTATTTTCTGGAGATGAATACCCGCCTCCAGGTGGAGCATCCCATCACCGAGCTGGTGACCGGGCTCGATCTGGTGGAATGGCAGATTCGTATCGCCAGGGGGGAAGCCCTTCCTTTTGAGCAGAGGGAGATTTCACGATTTGGGCATGCCATTGAGTTTCGCATCTATGCGGAGGACCCCTCTACCTTCTATCCATCGCCAGGAAAAGTAAGCGTATACAATCCCCCTCAAGGGGAAGGCATCCGGGTGGATGACGGGATTGAGGAGGGGAGCCGGGTCACTCCTTATTACGATCCTCTTCTCGCAAAGCTGGCCGTCTGGGGGAAGGATCGGGAAGAGACGCTGATCCGTGCGGAGAAGGCCTTGAAAGAGTTTCGCATCGAAGGGATTAAACAGAACATTCCCCTTCACCTACAGGTGTTGAACGAATCTCGCTTCCGCCGGGGAGAATATGATACCCATTTCTTGGAGGAATGGATCCGAAAAAAGAAGGAGGGAAGGGAATGA
- a CDS encoding acetyl-CoA carboxylase biotin carboxyl carrier protein subunit: MKEVRATMAGTVIRLTVSVGDEVTEGQDAVILESMKMEIPQTVEEGGRVKEMRVRIGDFVNEGDLLLVLE, from the coding sequence ATGAAAGAAGTTCGGGCAACGATGGCGGGGACGGTAATCCGCCTTACGGTTTCCGTCGGGGATGAAGTCACGGAAGGGCAAGATGCGGTCATCTTGGAATCAATGAAGATGGAGATTCCCCAGACGGTGGAAGAAGGGGGGAGAGTGAAGGAGATGAGGGTCCGGATCGGTGACTTCGTAAATGAAGGGGATCTCCTCCTGGTGCTGGAGTAG
- a CDS encoding enoyl-CoA hydratase-related protein: MLYEERGTIAVLTLNRPEVHHALNREILLELREALNRLERKGSIRAVVITGSGSDSFSAGADLKERAAMTEEEVARFIPFIRDTFTLIERLPQPVIAAINGRALGGGMELALACDVRILSERAVMGLKETTLGIIPGAGGTQRLPRLIGIPKAKELILTGRTITASEALAIGLVNQVVPPEEVLSTALKWAEEISANGPIAVKQAKWAINHGMKTDLDTGLELETSAYRLLIPTNDRREGLHAFREKRKPNFTGE; this comes from the coding sequence ATGCTCTATGAAGAAAGAGGAACGATCGCCGTCCTTACCTTAAACCGTCCGGAAGTGCATCATGCCCTAAATCGTGAGATTTTGTTGGAGCTTCGCGAGGCTTTAAATCGGCTGGAAAGGAAGGGTTCCATCCGTGCGGTGGTTATCACCGGATCGGGCTCCGATTCTTTCAGCGCAGGCGCCGATTTAAAGGAGAGGGCTGCCATGACGGAGGAGGAGGTAGCCCGATTTATCCCCTTCATCCGGGATACGTTTACCCTCATTGAGCGTCTGCCCCAACCGGTTATTGCCGCCATCAACGGGAGAGCCCTGGGGGGAGGAATGGAGCTCGCCTTAGCTTGCGATGTACGGATCCTCTCGGAACGGGCGGTGATGGGCCTAAAGGAAACGACGCTGGGGATCATTCCAGGTGCCGGCGGGACCCAGCGACTTCCCCGCCTGATCGGCATCCCGAAGGCAAAGGAGCTGATCTTAACAGGCAGGACCATAACCGCATCGGAAGCCTTGGCGATCGGTCTCGTAAATCAGGTGGTTCCCCCTGAGGAGGTTCTTTCTACCGCCTTAAAATGGGCGGAAGAGATCTCTGCCAATGGACCGATCGCCGTAAAGCAGGCGAAGTGGGCGATCAACCATGGGATGAAAACCGACCTAGATACCGGATTGGAGCTGGAGACGTCCGCCTACCGCCTCCTCATCCCGACGAATGACCGACGGGAGGGGCTTCATGCCTTTCGGGAGAAGCGAAAGCCGAATTTTACGGGAGAATGA
- a CDS encoding acyl-CoA carboxylase subunit beta, with amino-acid sequence MEREELLQERRERIKRGGHLKYHEKNREQGKLFVRDRLRLLFDDDFQLEDGLFANFMAGELPGDGVVTAIGKVNGQVICVMANDSTVKAGSWGARTVEKILRIQETAEKLMVPLLYLVDSAGARITDQVEMFPGRRGAGRIFYNQVKLSGVIPQVCILFGPSAAGGAYIPAFCDLVIMVEGNASMYLGSPRMAEMVIGEKVTLEEMGGARMHCTVSGVGDVLAKSEEEAILSARNYLTYFPPNYREKPAGREKKAPKRNTEEIETLIPVNQNLPFNMYDLIDALVDADSFFEVKKLFAQEMITGFARLDGEVVGIVANQPRVKGGVLFVDSADKAARFITLCDAFQIPLLFLADVPGFMIGTKVERQGIIRHGAKMIAAVSEATVPKISVIVRKAYGAGLYAMAGPGFEPDVCIALPTASIAVMGPEAAVNAVYSNKIEAIENHEEREAFILEKRKEYQEDIDIYRLASDLIVDVILPGRELREELIRRLKVYRRKELHFSTRKHPVYPV; translated from the coding sequence ATGGAAAGAGAAGAACTTCTTCAAGAGAGAAGGGAGAGAATCAAGAGGGGAGGCCACCTTAAGTATCATGAGAAAAATCGGGAGCAAGGAAAACTCTTCGTCCGGGACCGGCTCCGACTTCTCTTTGACGACGATTTTCAATTGGAAGATGGATTATTTGCCAATTTCATGGCGGGAGAGCTGCCCGGCGACGGAGTGGTGACGGCGATCGGCAAGGTGAATGGTCAAGTGATCTGCGTCATGGCCAACGATTCCACCGTGAAAGCCGGTTCATGGGGAGCCCGAACCGTGGAAAAAATCCTTCGCATCCAGGAGACGGCGGAGAAGCTTATGGTCCCCCTCCTCTATCTCGTCGATTCGGCAGGGGCCCGCATCACCGACCAGGTGGAGATGTTTCCAGGGAGACGGGGTGCAGGGCGCATCTTTTATAACCAGGTAAAACTATCGGGAGTGATCCCTCAGGTATGCATTCTCTTCGGCCCCTCCGCCGCCGGCGGAGCTTACATTCCCGCCTTTTGCGATCTCGTCATCATGGTGGAGGGAAACGCCAGCATGTATCTGGGTTCCCCCCGGATGGCGGAGATGGTGATCGGGGAGAAGGTCACCCTGGAGGAGATGGGCGGCGCCCGCATGCACTGTACCGTTAGCGGCGTAGGGGACGTATTGGCCAAAAGTGAGGAGGAGGCGATTCTCTCCGCCCGGAATTATCTCACCTATTTTCCGCCGAATTATCGGGAAAAGCCGGCGGGCAGGGAGAAGAAAGCGCCGAAGAGAAACACGGAGGAGATTGAAACGCTCATTCCGGTAAACCAAAACCTGCCCTTTAACATGTATGATCTGATCGATGCCCTGGTGGATGCCGACTCCTTTTTTGAGGTGAAGAAGCTTTTCGCCCAAGAGATGATTACCGGCTTCGCCAGGCTCGATGGAGAGGTGGTCGGCATCGTGGCGAACCAGCCCCGGGTCAAGGGGGGCGTTCTCTTTGTGGATTCCGCCGATAAGGCGGCCCGCTTCATCACCCTCTGCGATGCTTTCCAGATCCCCCTCCTCTTCTTGGCGGACGTACCCGGCTTTATGATCGGCACCAAGGTGGAAAGGCAGGGGATCATTCGCCACGGGGCGAAGATGATTGCGGCGGTCTCGGAGGCGACGGTTCCCAAGATCTCCGTCATCGTCCGCAAAGCATACGGGGCAGGGTTGTACGCCATGGCCGGGCCCGGCTTTGAACCGGATGTCTGCATCGCCCTTCCCACCGCCTCGATCGCGGTGATGGGGCCGGAGGCGGCCGTCAATGCGGTTTACAGCAACAAGATTGAAGCGATCGAAAATCATGAGGAGAGGGAGGCTTTCATCCTGGAGAAGCGGAAGGAGTATCAGGAGGATATCGATATTTACCGCCTGGCCTCCGATTTAATCGTAGACGTGATCTTGCCGGGACGAGAACTGCGGGAAGAGTTAATCCGCCGCCTGAAGGTGTATCGCCGGAAGGAGCTCCACTTCAGCACCCGAAAACACCCGGTTTACCCGGTTTAA
- a CDS encoding PaaI family thioesterase: protein MEEKEKVEPKAIQDYYPDSFAWCYGCGRLNEKGLHFRTVWDGEGTLTRFLPRPEHIAVPGFTYGGLIASLIDCHSTGSASLALYRARGHEPGDEAPVPRFVTASLKVDFLKPTPLGVLLEVRGEMKSLGERKVVVESKLYADGILTVTGEVVAVLMPENFGSSSS from the coding sequence ATGGAAGAAAAAGAAAAGGTTGAGCCAAAAGCGATTCAAGATTACTATCCCGACTCGTTCGCCTGGTGTTACGGTTGCGGGCGTTTAAATGAAAAAGGGTTACACTTTAGGACCGTTTGGGATGGGGAGGGGACCCTCACCCGATTTCTTCCCCGGCCCGAACATATCGCGGTTCCCGGTTTTACTTATGGGGGATTGATCGCATCCCTCATCGATTGCCACAGCACCGGGTCCGCCTCCCTCGCCCTCTATCGGGCGAGGGGGCATGAACCGGGAGATGAGGCTCCCGTTCCCCGTTTCGTTACCGCGTCGCTAAAGGTCGATTTTTTAAAACCCACCCCCTTGGGGGTTCTCCTCGAAGTGAGGGGAGAGATGAAAAGCCTGGGGGAAAGGAAAGTGGTTGTAGAGAGCAAACTTTATGCGGACGGCATTCTGACGGTGACTGGGGAGGTGGTGGCCGTCCTCATGCCGGAAAATTTCGGCTCCTCCTCTTCGTAA
- a CDS encoding DUF3397 family protein, protein MIQFLTGLYGFFATFPFISFFLIYGIAYVRTRNKKESLLWAVYITFILLLSAVGNLFKVVTGSWNGFWWLLSLLLLVAALLLFLQWKKRGEILPGRVIRSSIFFGFLLFSLSYLILFIAGILLSFAQG, encoded by the coding sequence ATGATCCAGTTTTTGACCGGATTGTATGGTTTTTTCGCCACGTTTCCCTTTATCTCCTTTTTTCTGATCTACGGGATCGCGTATGTTCGCACCCGAAATAAGAAAGAATCCCTTCTATGGGCCGTCTATATTACCTTTATTCTCTTGTTAAGCGCGGTGGGAAACCTTTTCAAGGTGGTCACCGGGTCATGGAACGGCTTCTGGTGGCTTCTCTCTCTTCTCCTGCTTGTTGCCGCCCTTCTCTTGTTCCTCCAATGGAAAAAAAGAGGAGAGATCTTACCCGGCAGAGTGATTCGCTCCTCCATCTTTTTCGGTTTTCTCCTTTTCTCCCTCTCTTACCTGATCCTCTTTATCGCAGGGATCCTGCTCTCCTTCGCGCAGGGATAG
- the bshC gene encoding bacillithiol biosynthesis cysteine-adding enzyme BshC, whose product MEIYEHSLPFSLPLARLYQEEFEKVAHLYDYDPYQEESYRIRLHRLKDSPHVNRFRMVEALADYNKRVGNEESLPQLERLSDPQAVVVVGGQQPGVLTGPLYTVYKVLTILAVAKREEERLNVPVIPLFWIAGEDHDWDEVNHVYVPNGEGMEKIRIPHPGKERSSISHIPLPSDGLHTFLDSFFSYHPLTAHTEELKGKLYPLAEESRTLSEFFARLLVTLFPGEGLLLLDSADPAFRALEGEMVEKFLSSPETLSSLLERGKEKVRGLGIAPQIESERDSAHLFLYENGTRLLLEQDGVNFISKRVKRGWKREELLTLAKRNPERFSCNVVTRPLMQEYLLPVLAFVGGPGEISYWGLLREIFHAYHFTMPPIIPRMAATLVERPVQKLYTRYGLHFQDLFLGAEEALADWLARQDDLGLNGRLEGVKEEMRRLYQPIFGQLAGIDEGLARYGEKNLAILLTQVEGLQRRIERFFLTRDREGYRQFMQAKNLLNPNGHPQERVFNLFTYLNRYGWEWWRLFRRLPLMPNGYHKEIRL is encoded by the coding sequence ATGGAAATCTACGAACATTCACTTCCATTCTCTCTTCCTCTTGCTCGCCTCTATCAAGAAGAGTTTGAGAAAGTGGCGCATCTCTACGACTATGATCCATACCAGGAGGAAAGTTACAGGATCAGGCTTCATCGCCTTAAGGATTCTCCCCACGTCAATCGCTTTCGTATGGTGGAGGCATTGGCCGATTATAATAAACGAGTAGGCAACGAGGAAAGCCTCCCCCAATTGGAACGACTTTCCGACCCACAGGCGGTGGTTGTGGTGGGCGGCCAACAGCCCGGAGTCCTCACCGGACCTCTCTATACCGTCTATAAGGTCCTTACGATTCTTGCGGTGGCAAAGAGGGAGGAAGAGCGGTTAAACGTGCCGGTGATTCCCCTCTTCTGGATCGCCGGCGAAGATCACGACTGGGATGAGGTAAATCACGTTTACGTTCCGAACGGGGAGGGGATGGAAAAGATTCGCATTCCCCATCCGGGAAAGGAACGTTCCTCTATTAGTCATATCCCTCTTCCTTCCGATGGGTTACATACCTTTCTTGACTCATTTTTTTCCTACCATCCCCTTACCGCCCATACCGAAGAACTGAAGGGGAAATTATATCCCCTCGCAGAGGAAAGCCGTACCCTATCGGAATTCTTCGCCCGCCTCCTCGTTACCCTCTTTCCCGGAGAGGGGCTCCTTCTCCTCGATTCGGCCGATCCCGCCTTCCGCGCCTTGGAAGGAGAGATGGTTGAAAAATTTCTCAGTTCTCCCGAAACCCTCTCTTCTCTCTTGGAAAGAGGGAAGGAGAAGGTCAGGGGATTGGGCATCGCCCCTCAGATCGAATCGGAGCGGGATTCCGCCCATCTCTTCCTCTATGAAAACGGAACCCGTCTCCTCCTGGAACAAGATGGGGTGAATTTCATATCAAAGCGGGTAAAAAGGGGGTGGAAGCGGGAAGAACTCCTTACTCTTGCGAAGAGGAATCCTGAACGGTTTAGCTGTAACGTGGTGACCCGCCCCCTCATGCAGGAATACCTTTTGCCTGTTCTTGCTTTCGTGGGGGGGCCTGGTGAGATCTCCTACTGGGGGCTCCTCCGGGAGATCTTCCATGCATACCATTTCACCATGCCTCCCATCATCCCCCGGATGGCGGCTACCTTGGTGGAGCGTCCGGTGCAGAAGCTCTACACCCGTTACGGCCTCCATTTTCAGGATCTCTTCCTCGGGGCGGAGGAGGCGTTGGCCGATTGGTTGGCTCGCCAGGATGATCTGGGCCTAAATGGACGGTTGGAAGGGGTGAAGGAGGAAATGAGGCGCCTCTACCAACCGATTTTTGGGCAGCTTGCCGGAATCGATGAGGGATTAGCCCGCTACGGAGAGAAGAATCTGGCCATTCTCCTCACCCAGGTGGAGGGCTTGCAGCGCCGGATCGAACGGTTTTTCCTCACCCGGGACAGGGAAGGATACCGTCAATTTATGCAGGCGAAAAACCTGCTTAATCCGAACGGGCATCCCCAGGAGCGGGTTTTTAACCTCTTTACCTATTTAAACCGGTACGGATGGGAGTGGTGGCGTTTATTCCGACGCCTTCCCCTTATGCCAAACGGGTATCATAAGGAGATTCGGTTATAG
- a CDS encoding adenosylhomocysteinase, translating to MNRVSDSLISDPSLAGEGRLKIEWAMEHMPVLKRVREKFEAEKPFAGLKVAICLHLEAKTACLALTVQAGGADVTITGSNPLSTQDDVAAALAEEGVRVYAKYNPTAEEYLHYLTLTLKTRPDLIIDDGGDLVRLLHGELSHLRSQIRGGCEETTTGILRLKALEKEGSLAFPMVAVNDALSKSLFDNRYGTGQSVFDGINRTTNLVVAGKTVVVVGYGWCGKGVAMRAKGLGAKVIVTEVDPIKAMEAYMDGFQVMPMLDAAPLGDFFITVTGNKDVIRKEHFAVMKDGAILSNAGHFDAEISKPDLQALSESKRTVRKNIEEFRLHDGRKFYLLAEGRLVNLAAGDGHPAEIMDMTFALQALSLDYVNRLHQDKDKAKGPQVLPVPREIDQRVARYKLESLGVKIDALTPEQKKYLESWALDEG from the coding sequence ATGAACAGAGTTTCGGATAGCTTGATCTCCGACCCTTCTTTAGCCGGGGAAGGGCGCTTGAAGATTGAATGGGCCATGGAACATATGCCGGTGTTAAAGCGGGTGCGGGAGAAATTTGAAGCGGAGAAACCTTTCGCCGGGCTTAAAGTGGCCATCTGCCTTCACCTGGAGGCAAAAACCGCCTGTCTCGCCCTTACGGTTCAAGCGGGAGGCGCCGATGTGACCATTACCGGAAGCAATCCCCTCTCCACCCAGGATGATGTGGCGGCCGCCCTGGCTGAGGAGGGGGTTCGGGTCTATGCCAAATATAACCCGACGGCAGAGGAGTATCTCCATTATTTAACCTTAACCTTGAAAACGAGGCCGGATCTCATCATCGATGATGGAGGAGATCTGGTTCGCCTGCTGCATGGGGAGCTTTCCCATCTCCGTTCCCAGATCCGGGGCGGATGTGAGGAGACGACCACCGGAATCCTCCGCTTAAAGGCGTTGGAGAAAGAAGGAAGCCTTGCTTTTCCCATGGTGGCGGTCAATGACGCCCTCTCCAAGTCCCTCTTCGATAACCGTTACGGCACGGGCCAATCGGTCTTCGACGGCATTAACCGGACGACCAACTTGGTGGTGGCGGGGAAGACGGTGGTGGTGGTCGGCTACGGATGGTGCGGCAAGGGGGTGGCCATGCGGGCGAAGGGCCTTGGGGCCAAGGTGATCGTCACGGAGGTGGATCCCATCAAGGCGATGGAGGCCTATATGGATGGGTTTCAGGTGATGCCAATGCTGGATGCGGCTCCCCTCGGCGACTTCTTCATCACCGTGACCGGGAATAAGGATGTGATCCGGAAGGAACATTTTGCGGTCATGAAGGATGGGGCTATTTTAAGCAATGCGGGCCATTTCGATGCGGAAATCAGCAAGCCGGATCTGCAGGCTCTCTCGGAGTCGAAAAGGACGGTGCGGAAGAATATCGAGGAATTCAGGCTCCATGACGGACGGAAGTTCTATCTCCTCGCCGAAGGAAGATTGGTCAATCTGGCGGCCGGCGACGGGCATCCGGCGGAGATTATGGATATGACCTTTGCCCTGCAGGCTTTGAGCTTAGACTATGTGAACCGTCTGCACCAGGACAAGGATAAAGCCAAAGGCCCCCAGGTTCTCCCCGTTCCCAGGGAGATCGACCAACGGGTGGCCCGGTATAAGTTGGAGTCCCTTGGGGTGAAGATCGACGCTCTCACCCCCGAGCAGAAGAAATACCTGGAAAGCTGGGCATTGGATGAAGGATAA
- a CDS encoding methyl-accepting chemotaxis protein — translation MRTFSLRKIGNPLHTVGGKLFFIYFVSITLMVGGIGYFSYIQSSEAIQEKVAESAKQTIRLAADKVEKEIKSYLDVTMQLIADTDLMQWVRDYYNPEIAGYDHYRRYSQIEKKLSSVTLWKEGIRNITVLPLSSEKGITGNNYSGMILRETPVQETWFQQVVKENGWAVFLPTREKGYYAADKPSFAISRLMVDTTTGKKIGVLLLEIDAEVLDKALGDLSMGKARPVVVLDPENHLIRAKEKSEIGKPFEIPITAEERDKGLTQSVSFTRAGKLVIYKTMKESGWTVAAAVPVADLLRESEQIRNVAIFMALGAMLIAVLIGLWVLRMVGNPLNRLKELMREAEKGNLTVRMEARGKDEIGEVGRSYNHMMEKIASLIQASHTNASSLMERAEELLKASKETAASAQEMARATEEIAKGAMQLALEAEQGTRLTHEMRQKMEEVEKASRIMDASVREVEEASFRGTSYMAELRHKTIQTEEMTQRMVEKIDRLGQNMGSIKEILEIMQSITKQTNILSLNASIEAARAGEVGKGFAVVADEIRRLAEQSRQSIDVVGEITSTIEQDLQETLDVVRRAAPLYREQISAVKGADLLFTQVREKMSQLAVRLAEVTGSLERLKESQKALIASMENVGSFSEESSASSEEVAFNSQNQREVSEALVKMSEKLEGLSRDMQANLSFFQV, via the coding sequence ATGAGAACCTTTTCGTTGCGAAAAATTGGAAATCCCTTACATACGGTAGGCGGCAAACTCTTTTTCATCTATTTTGTCTCCATCACACTCATGGTTGGAGGGATCGGCTATTTCTCCTACATACAATCGTCCGAAGCGATCCAGGAAAAAGTAGCGGAGTCGGCCAAACAGACCATCCGGCTGGCTGCCGATAAAGTAGAAAAGGAGATCAAGTCCTACCTGGATGTGACCATGCAGCTCATCGCCGATACCGATCTCATGCAATGGGTGCGGGATTATTACAATCCGGAAATTGCCGGGTATGATCATTACCGGCGGTATAGCCAAATCGAAAAGAAACTTTCCAGTGTAACCCTGTGGAAAGAGGGAATCCGAAACATCACCGTCCTTCCCCTTTCCTCCGAAAAAGGAATTACAGGAAACAACTACTCGGGAATGATCCTCCGTGAAACTCCAGTGCAGGAGACATGGTTCCAACAGGTGGTGAAAGAAAACGGCTGGGCGGTCTTCCTCCCAACTCGTGAGAAGGGATATTATGCCGCCGATAAACCGTCCTTCGCCATAAGCCGCCTTATGGTGGACACCACCACGGGAAAGAAAATCGGTGTTCTCCTGTTGGAAATTGATGCAGAGGTGCTGGACAAAGCGCTTGGTGATCTCTCTATGGGTAAGGCTCGGCCGGTTGTTGTGCTTGATCCGGAGAATCATTTGATCCGTGCCAAAGAAAAGAGCGAAATTGGGAAGCCCTTTGAAATCCCCATTACGGCAGAGGAAAGGGATAAGGGGTTGACGCAGTCGGTAAGTTTTACCCGGGCCGGGAAATTGGTTATCTATAAAACGATGAAAGAATCAGGATGGACGGTGGCGGCAGCCGTGCCGGTCGCGGACTTGCTTCGTGAATCGGAGCAGATTCGCAACGTCGCGATCTTCATGGCACTGGGAGCGATGCTCATAGCGGTTCTTATCGGATTGTGGGTGTTGCGAATGGTGGGGAATCCTTTAAACCGCTTGAAGGAGTTGATGCGGGAGGCGGAAAAAGGGAATCTGACCGTACGGATGGAGGCGCGGGGGAAGGATGAGATTGGGGAGGTGGGGCGAAGTTATAACCATATGATGGAGAAGATCGCGAGCCTGATCCAAGCATCCCATACCAATGCCTCGTCGCTCATGGAGAGGGCGGAAGAGCTCTTAAAAGCCTCGAAGGAGACCGCCGCATCCGCTCAAGAGATGGCCCGCGCCACCGAGGAAATCGCCAAAGGAGCGATGCAGCTCGCCTTGGAAGCGGAGCAGGGAACCCGGCTCACGCACGAGATGCGGCAAAAGATGGAGGAAGTAGAAAAGGCAAGTCGCATCATGGATGCATCGGTTCGTGAGGTGGAGGAGGCAAGCTTTAGAGGAACCTCCTATATGGCGGAGCTGAGGCATAAGACCATCCAGACCGAGGAGATGACGCAGCGGATGGTGGAGAAGATCGATCGGCTCGGGCAGAACATGGGTTCGATAAAGGAAATTCTGGAAATCATGCAAAGCATCACGAAACAGACCAATATTTTATCCTTAAACGCTTCCATCGAAGCTGCCCGGGCCGGCGAGGTGGGAAAAGGTTTTGCGGTTGTGGCGGATGAAATCAGGCGCTTGGCCGAGCAATCGCGGCAATCCATCGATGTGGTGGGAGAGATCACTTCGACCATCGAACAGGATCTCCAAGAAACGTTGGATGTGGTGAGGAGAGCGGCTCCGCTTTATCGGGAACAAATCTCTGCCGTAAAGGGGGCCGATCTTCTCTTTACACAAGTGAGGGAGAAAATGAGCCAGCTCGCCGTCCGGTTGGCGGAGGTGACCGGTTCACTGGAACGATTAAAAGAATCGCAAAAAGCGCTGATCGCTTCCATGGAGAATGTGGGATCTTTCTCGGAGGAGTCTTCCGCCTCTTCGGAAGAGGTGGCTTTCAATAGCCAAAACCAGCGGGAGGTAAGTGAAGCCTTAGTCAAAATGTCTGAAAAGCTGGAAGGACTGTCCCGGGACATGCAGGCGAATCTCTCCTTCTTTCAGGTGTAA